The genomic stretch AAAGATTTTTTTTCAAATCTAGAAATTGATTACGAAGAACAATTATCAAAAATAGTCGGTGACGGTATTGCTTACCCGATGATAAGAGTGCTTAAAGCGATAAGTCTTTGGGCTACGCAAAGCGTGGAAAGTCTCAGTCAAAATTTGACTAACTATGTCCAGAGAGAAATGAATTGGTTAGTATCTAACGAAGAGTTACAACTTTTTTTTTATGATGTTGATGAACTACGCGACGATTGTGCCCGATTAGAAGCTCGGATAAAAATGTTGGAAAAAGGGTAGAGTGGATGAAATCAATATCTCGTTTAGTACGTTTAATGCAGATCAATTTTATTCTTTTTCGTTATAGCTTAGATGAATTAGTATACTCTCTCGATCTATTCCGCCCGTTACGTTTTTTTGTTTACCTAAATCCTTACCGAAAGATTAATAAAAAAATCCCTAGAGGAGAAAGAATTCGCCTTGCATTAGAAGATTTAGGGCCGATATTTGTTAAGTTTGGTCAAACTTTGTCGACACGTCGTGATTTTATTCCCATTGACATTGCGGATGAACTAGCAAAACTCCAAGATCGAGTACCTCCCTTTCCCGGAGAAGAGGCGAAATCCATAGTTGAAAGCTGTATTAAAAAAGCCATTGCGGAAGCATTTTCTGAATTTGATATTAATCCTTTGGCATCAGCATCCATCGCACAGGTTCATGCGGCTAAGTTATTGACAACAGGTCAAGAGGTCGTGGTTAAAGTTTTAAGGCCAGGGGTATATAAAAGAATTAGTCGAGATATCGATTTATTATATTCCTTAGCGGATTTAGCCCTGCGCTATTGGCGCCCTGCTAAACAACTTAGGCCGCGTGAAATTGTGGCGGAATTTGAGGCTTGTTTAAAAGATGAATTAGATTTATTACGAGAAGGAGCGAATGCCTCTCAGCTACGTCGTAACTTTTCTAATTCTGATTTGCTTTATATTCCAGAAGTATATTGGCCCTATACTTTTCATAAAGTTTTAGTTATGGAACGTATTTACGGTATTTCTATTTCTGATATTTCCGCTTTAAAAAAACAAGGAATTAATTTAAAAAAATTAGCTGAAAGAGGCGTTGAAATTTTCTTTACGCAGGTTTTTCGCGATTGTTTCTTCCATGCCGATATGCATCCAGGGAATATTTTTGTTTCACCAAAAAATAAAGAAAATCCCCAATACTTGGGTGTCGATTTCGGGATTATGGGTAGTTTAAGCCCAGAGGATCAACGTTATCTCGCTGAAAATTTGATGGCGTTTTTTAATAGAGATTACCGTCGCGTTGCTCAATTACATGTTGAATCCGGTTGGGTTGCAGAAAATACCAGAATTAACGAATTCGAGGCAGCAATTCGTACCGTATGCGAACCTATTTTTGAAAGACCCTTAAAAGAAATTTCTTTTGGACAGTTACTTTTACGATTATTTCAAACTGCCAGACGGTTTAATATGGAGGTACAGCCTCAATTAGTGCTACTACAAAAAACTTTATTCAATGTTGAAGGTTTAGGACGGCAATTGTATCCAGATTTGGATTTATGGAACACAGCTAAACCTTTTTTAGAGCATTGGTTACGAAAGCAAGTTGGGCCGCGGGCCTTTTTACGTAAAATTCGTGAATTTGCACCCTACTGGGCAGAAAAGGTTCCTGAAATTCCAAATTTAATGTATCAGGTGATGCTCGAGTTACGCCATTTAAAAAAGGAAACAAAATGTCTTTATTGTGTAAAGGAAAAACAAAAGAAACAAACAAATAAAAAATCTTTTTGGTTTATCGGTTTGGGTATAGCCACGGCTTGTATAGTTTGGGTTTTGTTAGATCTAAGTGTTAAGGATGTTGCGCATTTAGGATCTGTCCATTTATGGATTTTAGGTTTAGGAGGTTTAGGCTTATTTTTAGGTGCGATGATTAATTTACGAAAATTAAATTAATTTTATTTTAAACACGGAGTGTTTATGGGATTTTATGGATTAAATCTAATATCGTTCCTTATTATTTTTCTGATTGCTTTGTTATTATTTGGACCTAGATATCTTCATATTATTTTGAAAGATTTGACTATTTCAGGGCGTAACTGTATTAAGATTTTATTGAAATTATATAACGCAAAATCAAATGATAATAAAACCGAGTCAGAAACAGATATTACTAGTGGATGATGATGAACTATGTTTGAAAATATTAACTCAATATTTAGATGAAGCTCAATATACCTATGTTACTTGTAGAGATGGGCAACTCGCTTGGAATTATTTACAACAAGATCCTGATAGATTTTTTGTTGTTTTAAGCGATAGAATTATGCCCCATCTTCATGGTTTACAGTTATTAGCAAAAATGCAAAAGGAAGGAATAGATCTTCCCTTAGTGTTATTTTCTGGCGTTGCGAGCAAAGAAGAACGATGTGAGGCTATAGCGCACGGGGCGTATGATTTTTTTTATAAACCACTATCTAAAGAATTACTTTTGGCCTTGTTGAAAAAAATAAAAAAACAATTACTATAGTTATTTATAAGTAATTACAAGGAGAAAGAAAATGGGTAAATCTAATCTCGATTGGGGCAGTAGTTGTTTATTTGCCTCGGCTGATATGGGCGATGTCAATTTATTTGAGTATTGGTTAGATAAAAAAAAACTAAATATTGATGTTCAAGATGAAGATGGAGACACCCCTTTACATCATGCGGCACGAAGAGGGCATATTAACCTTGTTATTGAATTGTTAAAAAAGGGCGCGTTACTTACTTCGAATAAAAAAAAACGGACTGCTCTGCAAGATGCTTATGCCTTTAATCAAACTAAAATCGCGAATGAAATTACCAAGTTTGTCATCCAAAGAAATTCAGTAAAAAATATACTTCAAATCCATAAATCTAATAAAGTTGATAATCAAAAACAACAAGAATTGGATCCGCTGGTTAATGATTTTATACAGTATTTACGAAAGAAATATCTTGATAGAAATATATTTCGTTTTCCGGCTAAGCATACTCGAAGGGCTAATGCGTTAATAATTGCTGCTCAACGCTGTAGCACGATTAAAGAATTTAAAGATTTATTAAATAATCAACTTAATTTATGTAAGGGTAATCCAGCCAATCCTATATCTGAGCGTATAATGGATAAAAGGTGGTCTGAAGTAATGAAAAATAAATATAAGGACCCAAATAAATCACTTTTTTATAAAACTATACATAATTTTCTTGCTGAAAGGATTGCTAATAATAATATAAACACTACTAATGTTAGGAGTGCTTTCCATCGCTAATTCGCCTATAAAATTGAATAATATGCTTTAAGTCTTCATACAATAAAGCTTGCAATTTTTTTGCACATCTCTAAACTAAGTTCTTAATCTAAGAGCTTTGGTATGAAAATCGTTTTAGCTAATCCCCGGGGTTTTTGCGCTGGTGTTGATCGCGCTATAGAAATTGTTAAAAGAGCATTAAAACTGTTTGGTGAGCCTATCTATGTGCGCCATGAAGTCGTTCATAATCGCATTGTAGTTGCCGATTTAGAACAAAAAGGGGTGGTTTTTGTTGAGCATATCAGTGAAATACCAAGAAATGCTACCGCGATTTTTAGTGCTCATGGGGTTTCTCAAGCCGTTCGTGAAGCGGCTAAGCAACGAAATTTAAGAATTTTTGATGCAACTTGTCCTTTAGTAACTAAAGTGCATATGGAGGTGGCACGCTATAATCGCTTGGGTCAGGAATGCGTTTTGATTGGTCATGCCGATCACCCCGAAGTGGAAGGAAGCTTAGGACATTATGATAATCCTGCTGGGGGAATCTATTTAGTTGAAACTATTCGGGATGTTGCTTTGCTAAAAGTTAAAAACCCTCGTTTATTGAGTTATGTGACACAAACCACTTTATCGTTGGATGATACCAAAACTATTATACAAGCATTGAAACAACGTTTTCCTGAAATTGCCACGCCTAAGAAAGAAGATATTTGTTATGCAACACAAAATCGTCAGCTGGCCGTTAAAGAATTAGCGAAACAGTGTGATATGGTATTAGTTTTAGGATCGGTTAATAGTTCCAACTCTAATAGATTGAAAGAATTAGCTGAGCGTTTAGGAAAGCCCGCCTATTTAATAGATACGGCTAAAGATATCCAAACAAGCTGGTTAATTGGAAAAGAATCTATAGGTATTACTGCAGGGGCGTCCGCACCGGAATTTTTAGTGCAAAATGTTGTAACATATATAAAAACCTTTCCTAATTGGCAAGAGTGTTTGGTTACCGAACTAATGGGTATAGAGGAAAATGTTGCATTCGCGCTGCCGCGTGAATTAAGAATTCCATTAGCAATCAAAACTGAAACAACTAGTTAATTTTAAAACCTATTTAAAAAGTTTGTCTTTTTATCGATATAAAGAAGACTACTTTTTATTCCCCCATATATATCGGAATATGCTGCCCCCAATTATTCCTCCGATTATGGGAGCGAGCCAAAATAACCAAAGCTGATGGATAGCCCACCCCCCAACAAATAGTGCTGGGCCTGTGCTTCTAGCGGGATTAACAGAAGTATTTGTAACCGGAATGCTAATTAAATGGATTAAGGTTAAAGCTAAACCAATGGCTAAGGGAGCAAAATGATTAGGTAATTGCGGGTTGGTCACACCTGCGATAACGATTAAAAATAAAAAGGTCATAATTACTTCACATATAAAACAAGCCGATAATGAGTAATGGCCTGGGGAATGAAGTCCATAACCATTGCTGGCAAACCCATTGTGTAAATCAAATCCATGTTGGCCACTTGCAATCAGGTATAAAACGGTTGCGGCCAGTAT from Rickettsiella endosymbiont of Miltochrista miniata encodes the following:
- a CDS encoding ankyrin repeat domain-containing protein, with amino-acid sequence MGKSNLDWGSSCLFASADMGDVNLFEYWLDKKKLNIDVQDEDGDTPLHHAARRGHINLVIELLKKGALLTSNKKKRTALQDAYAFNQTKIANEITKFVIQRNSVKNILQIHKSNKVDNQKQQELDPLVNDFIQYLRKKYLDRNIFRFPAKHTRRANALIIAAQRCSTIKEFKDLLNNQLNLCKGNPANPISERIMDKRWSEVMKNKYKDPNKSLFYKTIHNFLAERIANNNINTTNVRSAFHR
- a CDS encoding response regulator, with the protein product MIIKPSQKQILLVDDDELCLKILTQYLDEAQYTYVTCRDGQLAWNYLQQDPDRFFVVLSDRIMPHLHGLQLLAKMQKEGIDLPLVLFSGVASKEERCEAIAHGAYDFFYKPLSKELLLALLKKIKKQLL
- the ispH gene encoding 4-hydroxy-3-methylbut-2-enyl diphosphate reductase encodes the protein MKIVLANPRGFCAGVDRAIEIVKRALKLFGEPIYVRHEVVHNRIVVADLEQKGVVFVEHISEIPRNATAIFSAHGVSQAVREAAKQRNLRIFDATCPLVTKVHMEVARYNRLGQECVLIGHADHPEVEGSLGHYDNPAGGIYLVETIRDVALLKVKNPRLLSYVTQTTLSLDDTKTIIQALKQRFPEIATPKKEDICYATQNRQLAVKELAKQCDMVLVLGSVNSSNSNRLKELAERLGKPAYLIDTAKDIQTSWLIGKESIGITAGASAPEFLVQNVVTYIKTFPNWQECLVTELMGIEENVAFALPRELRIPLAIKTETTS
- the ubiB gene encoding ubiquinone biosynthesis regulatory protein kinase UbiB; the encoded protein is MKSISRLVRLMQINFILFRYSLDELVYSLDLFRPLRFFVYLNPYRKINKKIPRGERIRLALEDLGPIFVKFGQTLSTRRDFIPIDIADELAKLQDRVPPFPGEEAKSIVESCIKKAIAEAFSEFDINPLASASIAQVHAAKLLTTGQEVVVKVLRPGVYKRISRDIDLLYSLADLALRYWRPAKQLRPREIVAEFEACLKDELDLLREGANASQLRRNFSNSDLLYIPEVYWPYTFHKVLVMERIYGISISDISALKKQGINLKKLAERGVEIFFTQVFRDCFFHADMHPGNIFVSPKNKENPQYLGVDFGIMGSLSPEDQRYLAENLMAFFNRDYRRVAQLHVESGWVAENTRINEFEAAIRTVCEPIFERPLKEISFGQLLLRLFQTARRFNMEVQPQLVLLQKTLFNVEGLGRQLYPDLDLWNTAKPFLEHWLRKQVGPRAFLRKIREFAPYWAEKVPEIPNLMYQVMLELRHLKKETKCLYCVKEKQKKQTNKKSFWFIGLGIATACIVWVLLDLSVKDVAHLGSVHLWILGLGGLGLFLGAMINLRKLN
- the aqpZ gene encoding aquaporin Z, whose protein sequence is MQRKLLAEFLGTFWLVLGGCGSAVLAAKFPLVGIGFLGVAFAFGLSLLTMCCVFAPISGCHLNPAVSIGLWAAGRFSIKEVPSYIIAQVIGAILAATVLYLIASGQHGFDLHNGFASNGYGLHSPGHYSLSACFICEVIMTFLFLIVIAGVTNPQLPNHFAPLAIGLALTLIHLISIPVTNTSVNPARSTGPALFVGGWAIHQLWLFWLAPIIGGIIGGSIFRYIWGNKK